Part of the Leptolyngbya sp. BL0902 genome, ACGATGCTCTCCACCTAGCCGACGGCTGCGATGCCCTCGTCCTCGTCACCGACTGGGCCCAATTCCAAGACCTAGACTACGCCGCCCTAGCCCAGCGCATGCACAGCCCCATCCTCATTGATGGGCGTAATTGCCTCGACCGCGAAGCCCTAGGGCAGGCCGGATTCCAGTACGTCGGCATTGGCCACTAGGGCCGAAATAGGGTGAAGGGAAAGGGGCCGTAGGTGCCCACAAGTTCCGCATATTCGGGTTCTGAACTGTGGAAGGTAATCAGTACGCCCCGCGATGGGCCGCTGTAGTCATCCAGATACCAGGCTCCTTTAAGGGTGTTGAACTTGAGGTAAACGGCTCCTTCCCGCGTTGGCAAATCCAGCGTCACCGTCACTCCTAGGGCCGCCAAAAATGACTCCATCGCCTCCTTGGCCTCAGAGAGGGTATCGGCACAAATGCCAAGGGTTTGGTAGTCGGACAAATCGTTGAAGGTAGCCAAGTCTTGGCGCATCTGATCGAGGTCAGCTGCGCTCAGTGCGGGAGGCGTCTTTAGGCAACTCAAAACATTCAGCCGCTTACGGATAGCAGCGAGATCGGCGGTGGGATGGGTCGAAACCATGGTGTCCTCAGCAAGGGAACTGGACAGGGAACTTAGACAGGCGATGGGGGTAGAAGGCTGACGTCGGCGGGTGGAGGATGCCGTGGGGCCTAAAAACCAGAGATCCCACCGAGCATCGAGGTCAAACCCTCCCCAGGACAATTTAGCCAATTGGCGTAACCCTAGCCTAGGGGGTTCCATCGAAGCCGCTACTTGGGCTTACTAATCCTGGGTCAAATACCCGTCGCCTAGGGATTATAAGGTGCACTTCAGCTATGACTTACCACGTCCGAGTGTTGGATATGCCGTCCAGTGATCGCCCCCGCGAACGATTGTTGTCCTACGGCTCTAAGAGTCTGTCCACAGCGGAACTACTGGCTATTTTACTAGGAACCGGGCAAGGCCCCGGCAAACTTTCGGCGGTGGGTTTGGGGCAATTAATCTTGCAGGAAATGGGCCATAGCCAGCGGGATCCCCTCTCCGCCATGCGCGACATGACCGCCCACGACCTCACCTGCATTCCGGGCGTTGGCCCCGCCAAAGCGACTACCATCATCGCCGCCATCGAACTCGGTAAGCGCGTCCTCCAGGCCATTCCCCCCGAAAAAACCGTGGTAGATGATCCTGCCATCGCCGCCGCCGCCCTCAGCCACGACCTGATGTGGCAAACCCAGGAGCGCTTCGCCGTGGTACTGCTGGATATCCGCCATCGCCTGCTGGGCACCAAGGTGATCACTATCGGCACCGCCACCGAAACCCTGGCTCACCCCCGCGAAATCTTCAAAGAAGTGATTCGCCACGGAGCCGTGCGCTGCATCGTGGCCCACAACCACCCCAGCGGCAACCTCGACCCCAGCCCCGAAGACCTTTCCCTCACCCGCCAACTGCTTCAGGGCGCACAAATCCTCGCCACCCCCGTTTTGGATCACCTGATCCTCGGCAACGGCGACTACCGCAGCCTGCGCCAAACCACCCAACTCTGGCAAGAAACTCCCCAAGGAGCCTAGGAATTGGGGATTAGGGGCTAGGGATTAAGGTATTGGGAGCGAAAACGAATGGGACGAACCGTAGGGTGCCATTCGCGAAGCAATGCACCCCTAGATACTGCTGTGCAGTGCTACGGACGGGGGCTAGATTTAGCGTCATATAAGGTTCTGTATCGCAGGACAACACTAAATCGAGGAGAATTGGGTATCATGGAAAGCTGCTTACTCTATTCCTGCAAGGCTCTCCCATGGTTCAAGAAATTCCCCGTACTCGGCAGCAAGGGCCGTTCCCCGAAGCCGCCCCTGCCGCATTCCCGGTGTTTTACCGTACCTATAGCCGTCGAGGCGAGGTGGTGCCGGGGCAACGGGAAACCTGGGATCAAGTCTGTGACCGCACCCTCGAAGGGCTCAAAGAACTGGGCAACCTCACCGATGACGAGGTTGAACTGCTCAACCGGATGCAGCGTCAGGTGAAAGCCCTGCCCTCTGGTCGTTGGCTGTGGGTGGGCGGCACCGCCTGGAGCAAGCAACCTGAGAACTTCTCTGGAGCCTACAACTGCACCAGCACCAACGTTGTAGACTGGCGCGCCTTTGGCCTGATGATGGACTTGGCCATGATGGGCTGCGGCACTGGGGCTATTTTGGAACCCAAATACATCAACCAAATCCCCGCCATCCGTAACCGCATCAGCGTCACCATGGGCGGCGACATTGGCGAAACCCCCGCCGAAGAACGCCGGGAAATCACCGAAGTTTCCATCGACGGCAACCA contains:
- a CDS encoding DUF1824 family protein is translated as MAKLSWGGFDLDARWDLWFLGPTASSTRRRQPSTPIACLSSLSSSLAEDTMVSTHPTADLAAIRKRLNVLSCLKTPPALSAADLDQMRQDLATFNDLSDYQTLGICADTLSEAKEAMESFLAALGVTVTLDLPTREGAVYLKFNTLKGAWYLDDYSGPSRGVLITFHSSEPEYAELVGTYGPFPFTLFRP
- the radC gene encoding RadC family protein, whose amino-acid sequence is MTYHVRVLDMPSSDRPRERLLSYGSKSLSTAELLAILLGTGQGPGKLSAVGLGQLILQEMGHSQRDPLSAMRDMTAHDLTCIPGVGPAKATTIIAAIELGKRVLQAIPPEKTVVDDPAIAAAALSHDLMWQTQERFAVVLLDIRHRLLGTKVITIGTATETLAHPREIFKEVIRHGAVRCIVAHNHPSGNLDPSPEDLSLTRQLLQGAQILATPVLDHLILGNGDYRSLRQTTQLWQETPQGA